A segment of the Streptomyces sp. NBC_01235 genome:
TGCTGTCGGGGCGGGGGCCGCAGGATCCGTCGGCGATGTGACGGACCCCGCGGCTCCCGCGGGTCGCGTCAGCTCGCCAGCGCCTGCTCCGGCTCGTCGCTCACCCTCGGCTCCGTCAGCCGGACCTCGGGAACCTCCCGGTGCGCGGGGTCCGTGACCTCGCCCACCAGCAGCTCCAGTACGTCCTCCAGCGCGACCAGGCCGAGCACCTTGCCGGACGCGTCGGCGACCTGCGCCAGGTGGGTCGCCGCCCGGCGCATCACCGTCAGCGCGTCGTCCAGCGGCAGTTCGGAGCGGAGCGTCGTCATCGGACGCCACACCTGCTGCGGCACCGCCCGCTCGGAGTCCTCCAGGTCGAGGACGTCCTTCACGTGGAGATAGCCCATGAAGGCGCCGTTCTCCGCGGCGACCGGGAAGCGGGAGTAGCCGGTGCGGGCGGTCAGCTCGACGATCTCGCCCGGGGTGACCGACGGGCTGACCGTGACCAGGGACTCGCGCTTCAGCAGGACGTCCGTCACCGGGCGGGAGCCCAGTTCCAGCGCGTCCTCCAGCCGCTCCTGCTCCTCGGGGGCGAGGAGGCCGGCCTGGCCGGAGTCCTCCAGCAGTCGGTTGAGCTGCTCGCTGGTGACGACGGCCTCGACCTCGTCCTTGGGCTCGACGTGGAAGAGCCGCAGGATGCCCTGGGCGCAGGCGCCGAGGGCCACAGTGATCGGCCGGCAGACGCGGGCGAAGGCGACCAGGCCGGGGCTGAGCCACAGCGCGGCCTTCTCCGGCGCCGCCATGGCGAGGTTCTTCGGCACCATCTCGCCGATGACCAGGTGGAAGAAGACCACCGCGGCCAGGGCTATGACATAGCCCAGGGGGTGGATCACGCCGTGCGGCAGATGGATCCACTCGAAGAGCGGCTCCAGCAGCCCCGCGACCGTCGGTTCGGCCACCGCGCCCAGGGTGAGGGAGCAGACGGTGATGCCGAACTGCGCCGCCGCCATCATCTGGGGCAGGCGCTCCAGGCCGTAGAGGACCTGGCGGGCCCGTGCCGTGCCCAGGGGTTCGATCTGGCTGCGGCGGACGGAGACGAGCGCGAACTCGGCGCCGACGAAGAAGCCGTTGGTGAGCACGAGCAGCGCGGCGAAGAGGAGTTGGAGGACGCTCATCGGGCGACCTCCACGACCACGCCGGTCCGCACCAGCCGCACCCGTTCGGCCCGGTAGTGACCGACCCGGCGCACCGAGAGCCGCCAGCCGGGCAGTTCGGCCCGGTCACCGACGGCCGGGATACGGCCGAGCAGGTCGGCGACGAGCCCGGCGACCGTCTCGTACGGGCCCTCGGGCACCTCCAGGCCTACGCGCTGGAGGGTGTCGACGCGGCAGCTGCCGTCGACGTCCCAGGCGGGCCTGCCCTCCTCGGGCGGGGCCGCGGCGAGTTCGGGCGTGTCCTGGCCGTCGTGCTCGTCGCGGACCTCGCCGACGATCTCCTCGACGATGTCCTCCAGGGTGATCACGCCGGCCGTGCCGCCGTACTCGTCGACGACGACGGCGATGGGCTGCTCGCTGCGCAGCCGGGCCAGCAGGGGCTGGACGGGCAGCGTCTCGGGGACCAGCAGCGCCGGGCGGGCGATCCGGACGACCGGGGTGCGCAGCCGGTCCTGGACGGGGACCGCCAGGGCGTCCTTGAGGTGGACCATGCCGACGATCTCGTCGATCTTCTCGCGGTAGACGGGAAACCGGGACAGGCCGGTGGCCCGGGTCAGGTTGACCACGTCCTCCGCGGTGGCCGACGACTGCAGGGCGCTGACCTTCACGCGCGGGGTCATGACGTGCTGCGCGGTCAGCTCGGCCAGCGACAGTGTCCGGACGAAGAGGTCGGCCGTGTCCTGTTCGAGGGCGCCGGCCTGGGCCGAGTGGCGGGCCAGGGAGACGAGTTCGCCGGGGGTGCGGGCGGACGCCAGCTCCTCGGTGGGCTCGACACCCAGGGCACGCACCAGACGGTTGGCGACGGTGTTGAGGGCCGAGATCACCGGCCGGAAGAGACGGGAGAAGGCGTGCTGCGGGCCCGCGACGAACCGCGCGACCTGCAAGGGCTTGGACACCGCCCAGTTCTTGGGCACGAGTTCGCCGACCACCATCTGCACGGCGGACGCCAGCAGCATGCCGACGACCACGGCGACACCGGAGACGGCGCCCTCGGGGATGCCGATCGCGGTGAACGGCCGGTGCAGCAGCTCCGCGAGCGCCGGCTCGGCGAGCATGCCGACGACGAGCGAGGTGATGGTGATGCCGAGCTGGGTGCCGGACAGCTGGAAGGACAGCTCCCTCAGCGACTCGACGACCGTACGGGCTCGTCTGTCGCCCTCGGCGGCGGCCTTTTCGGCCTCCGGGCGTTCGACCGTGACGAGGCCGAACTCGGCGGCGACGAAGAAGCCGTTGGCGAGGATGAGCAGGAACGCGGCTGCCAGGAGCAGCAAGGGGATGGTCATGATGCCGCCGCCTCCGAACCAGGTCGGGTGGGGGCGGCGCAGGTACTACAGGACGAACCGTCCATCGCCGGAGGGAGTCACTCCTCGGGTAGCAGGAACCCCTGTGCACCGGGCAGGGCACAACAGGGGCGGAGGCACAAGGGGAACGCCTCCGTCACCAGATTAATCAAGACAGGGGCTTTCGCGTCAGGGTGGACGGCCCCGAGTCAGCCCTGATCTTGCCCTGTGGACGCTTCGGGGTCCCGGAGGGACCGGGTTTCCACGAGTGCCCGCAGGGTGCGCGCGTCGGCGATGGCCTGCTGCTTGTTGATGCCCGGCTGGATGCCGAGCGCGGGCAGGCTGGTGCCGTCGCTGAGGTTGAGGAACACCCAGGGGTCGCCGGGGCGAAGGTTCACCTGGAGGATCTCCGCCCACTCCAGTCGCCGCCGACTGGCGATGTTCACCACGGTGACACCCGAGTCGTCGGCGACGACCCGCACGCGGGCGAGCTGGGCCAGCACCCAGAAGATGAGGGCGCCGGTGAGGACGAAGCTGAGCCGCTCCCCCGGGCCGAGCTGCTCCAGCAGCATCGCCACGGCGGAGATGACGAGGAGGATCACCACTCCGGCGGTGAGCAGCACCGCACGGGTCCGGCCCGGCCGGAAGGTGACGGGGAGGGTGGGAAGGTCGGACATGTTCGCGTGGATCTCTCGGGGCCTCAGAGGCGGCAGGCGTGGATGGCCGTGGTCAGGATGGCGCGGGCGCCGATGTCGTAGAGGTCGTCCATGATCCGCTGGGCCTCCTTGGCGGGGACCATGGCGCGGACGGCGACCCAGCCCTCGTTGTGCAGCGGGGAGACGGTCGGCGACTCCAGGCCCGGGGTCAGCGCGACGGCCTTCTCCAGCTGCTCCACGCGGCAGTCGTAGTCCATCATCACGTACGTCCGGGCGACCAGGACGCCCTGGAGGCGGCGCAGGAACTGCTGCACCTTCGGCTCGGCGGCCTCCTCGGTGTCCGCGCCGGTGCGGCGGATCACGACGGCCTCGGACTTCATGATGGGGTCGCCGAAGACCTCCAGGCCCGCGTTGCGCAGCGAGGTGCCGGTCTCGACGACGTCCGCGATGACCTCGGCGACGCCCAGCTCGATGGCCGTCTCGACGGCGCCGTCGAGGTGGACGACGGAGGCGTCGATGCCCTGCTCGGCCAGGTGCTTGGCGACGATGCCCTCGTAGGAGGTGGCGACCGTCTTGCCGTTGAGGTCCTCGACGCTGTTCGCGGTGCCCGGCTTGGTGGCGAAGCGGAAGGTGGAGCGGGCGAAGCCGAGCGGGAGGATCACCTCGGCGTTGGCGCCGGAGTCGATGAGCAGGTCGCGGCCGGTGACGCCGATGTCGAGCTTGCCGGAAGAGACGTAGATCGCGATGTCGCGGGGCCGGAGGTAGAAGAACTCCACCTCGTTCTCCGGGTCGACGATCCGCAGCTCCTTGGACTCCCGGCGCTGCTGGTAGCCGGCCTCATGCAGCATCTCCGCCGCAGGGCCTGACAGGGAACCCTTGTTGGGGACGGCGATGCGCAGCATGAGGTCGGCTTCCTTCGCGTGGAACATGAAAAAGGGGGCGGGTGTGTCTGGAAAAGGGTTCTACAGGTGGGCGTACACGTCGTCCAGCGAGATTCCGCGGGCGACCATCATCACCTGGACGTGGTAGAGCAGCTGCGAGATCTCCTCGGCGGCTGCCTCCTTGCCTTCGTACTCGGCCGCCATCCAGACCTCGGCGGCCTCTTCGACGACCTTCTTGCCGATGGCATGGACGCCCTTCCCGACCAGTTCGGCGGTACGGGAAGTAGTGGGGTCGCCGTTGGCGGCCTTCTGCTGGAGCTCGGCGAAGAGCTCCTCGAAAGTCTTCTTGGACATGGTGCTGCCCACCCTAGCCGTTCCGCCGGTGGGCCTACCGCCAGGGTTCGGATACTGAGCGGAGGGTGGCCGCGGTCGCCACGGCCGCCGTCACCGCCTCGTGTCCCTTGTCCTCGCGGGAGCCCTCGATGCCGGCCCGGTCCAGGGCCTGCTCCTCGGTGTCGCAGGTGAGGACGCCCATGCCGACGGGGACGCCGGTCTCGACGGAGACCTGGGTGAGGCCCTGAGCGACGCCCTGGCACACGTACTCGAAGTGCGGGGTGCCGCCGCGGATGACGACGCCGAGGGCGACGATCGCGTCGTAGCCCCGCCCGGCCAGCACCTTGGCGACGACCGGGAGCTCCCAGCTGCCGGGGACCCGCAGGAGGGTCGGCTCGTCGATGCCGAGGTCGTGCAGGGCGCGCAGGGCGCCGTCGACCAGACCGTCCATCACCTTCTCGTGCCACTGTGCCGCGATGACGGCGACCCGGAGGTCACCCACATTGCGTACGGACAGTTCCGGTGCACCCTTGCCGCTCACGTCTCTCCTCAGTGCTGTTCCTACTGGTCCTGCTGTTCCCACTGGTCCTGCTGGTCCTGCTGGTCCTGCTGGTCCTGCTGGTCCTGCTGGTCCTACTGGTTGCCGCAGGGGGACACGGGAGCCGCGTCCAGCCAGGGCAGGTCGTGTCCCATCCGGTCCCGCTTGGTGCGCAGGTAGCGGATGTTGTGCTCGCCCGCCTGCACGGGCATCGGCTCGCGCCTGGTGACCTCGATGCCGTGCCGGACGAGGGCGTCGGTCTTCTCGGGGTTGTTGGTCATCAGGCGCACGCTGTGCACGCCGAGGTCCTCGAGGATCTGCGCGCCGGCCCCGTAGTCGCGGGCGTCGGCGGGCAGGCCCAGCTCCAGGTTGGCGTCGAGCGTGTCGTGACCCTGCTCCTGGAGCTCGTACGCGCGCAGCTTGGACAGCAGGCCGATGCCCCGGCCCTCGTGTCCGCGCAGGTAGACGACCACGCCCCGGCCCTCGCTCTGGATGCGCTCCAGGGAGGCGTCGAGCTGGGGGCCGCAGTCGCAGCGCTGGGAGGCGAAGATGTCGCCGGTGAGGCATTCGGAGTGCACCCGGACCAGGACGTCCTCGCCGTCGCCGATCTCGCCGTGGACGAGGGCGACGTGCTCGACGCCGTCGACGGTGGAGCGGTAGCCGTACGCGGTGAAGGTGCCGTGGACCGTGGGCAGCCGGGTCTCGGCCTCGCGCCGGACGGTGGGCTCGGCGGAGCGGCGGTAGGCGATCAGGTCCTCGATGGAGATGATCGTCAGGCCGTGCTTGCGGGCGAACGGGATCAGTTCGGGCAGCCGGAGCATCCGGCCGTCCTCACCGGCGATCTCGACGATCGCGCCGGCCGGGCGCAGGCCCGCGAGGCGGGCGAGGTCGACGGCGGCCTCGGTGTGGCCGTTGCGGGTCAGGACACCACCGGGCTTGGCGCGCAGCGGGAAGACGTGCCCGGGCCGGACGAAGTCGTCGGCCTGTGCCTCGCCGCTCGCCAGGAGCTGGAGGGTGGTGGCGCGGTCGGCGGCGGAGATGCCGGTGGTGACGCCGTGGGCGGCGGAGGCGTCGACGGAGACCGTGAACGCCGTCTTCATCGACTCGGTGTTGTCCTCGACCATCTGCGGGAGCTTCAGCCGCTCCAGTTCGTCGCCCTCCATGGGGGCGCAGATCAGGCCACGGCACTCGCTCATCATGAAGGCGACGATCTCGGGCGTGGCCTTCTCGGCGGCGACGACGAGGTCGCCCTCGTTCTCGCGGTCCTCGTCGTCGACGACCACGATGGGGCGGCCGGCCGCGATGTCGGCGATGGCCTGCTCGACGGGGTCGAGGGAGAAGTCCTCGATGCCTTCCGTGCTGTAGAGGATCGGTGCCGTGCTCATGCCGGCGCTCCTTCCAGAGCGGGTTGCGAAGCCTTGCGGGAGCGCAGCCACCAGTCGCGCATGCCCCACAGGACCAGCGCGCCGTAGATGACGTAGACGAAGCCGGAGAAGGCGTAGCCGTTGGCGAAGTTGAGGGGGACGCCGACGACGTCGACGAGGAGCCAGGCGATCCAGAACTCGACCATGCCGCGCGCCTGGGCGTACATGGCGACGATGGTGCCGACGAAGATGTAGGCGTCCGGCCAGGGGTCCCAGGACAGGGACGGGTTGGCCTTGAAGAGCAGGGCGACGGCGACCGTGCCGACGGCGGCGGCGCCGACCATGGCCGCGCGCTCGGGCCAGGTGGCGAAGCGGGGGGTGATCTGGCCGTCCTGGGAGCGCCCCTTGCTCCGGTTCCACTGCCACCAGCCGTACAGGGCGACGACCATGACGACGACCTGCTTGCCCGCGCTGCCCGTCAGGTGGCCGTAGAAGGCGCCGAAGAGGACGAGTCCGGAGAGGAACTGCACCGGCCAGGTCCACAGGGAGCGCCGCCAGCCGAGGGCCAGGGTGATCAGGCCGAGGATGTTGCCGATCATGTCCGACCAGAGGATGTGCTGGTCGAACATGACGAAGGCCTCGGAGTTCAGCGAGTTCACTGCGCCGCCCCCTGAGTGGTGGTCAGCAGGCGCTCGACGTACTTGGCGACGATGTCCACCTCGAGGTTGACCGGGTCGCCGGGCTGCTTGAGGCCGAGCGTGGTCAGGGCGAGCGTGGTGGGGATGAGGCTGACGGTGAAGTGGTCGGGGCCGGCGTCCACGACGGTGAGGCTGATGCCGTCGACGGTGATGGAGCCCTTCTCCACGACGTACCGGGCGAGGTCGGCGGGGAGCGAGATCTTGATGATCTCCCAGTTCTCGGAGGGCCTGCGCTCCAACACCGCGCCGGTGCCGTCGACATGGCCCTGCACGATGTGCCCGCCCAGGCGTGAGCCGACGGCGGTGGGGCGTTCGAGGTTGACGCGGGAGCCGACGCCGAGGGCGCCGAGGCTGGAGCGGTTCAGGGTCTCCGCCATGACGTCGGCGGTGAACTCGTCGCCCTCGTGTTCGACGACGGTGAGACAGACCCCGTTCACGGCGATGGAGTCGCCGTGCTTCGCGCCGTCGGTCACGACGGGGCCGCGCAGCCGGAAGCGGGAGGCGTCGCCGAGGTTCTCGACGGCGGTGACCTCACCCAGCTCTTCGACGATTCCGGTGAACACTTCCCGGGTCCTCCTGCCTCTTCGGGCACGGACTCCGGGGCCTGTCGATGACGACAGCTTGTACGGGCAACGGCACCGAGGGCGACGCCGGACAGACTCGTCCGCGGACGAGTATGTATACGGCGGCGCGCACGAATGCCCGCCCGCCGCGCACTGCCTCCCATCCGGACTTTAACCGTCGGTCCAGGAATTTCACCTGGTCAACCGGCCGCTGGAAGCGACCGGGTCGCGGACTGTAACCGCCGGTTCGGACTTTCACCGACCCCGGAGTGCGCTGCTTTTAGGTACAGGGTCAGTGTGCCACGGCCGACAGTGGTCCATACAGGTGAACGGTGTGGAGTGGCTCACAGGTCGTCAGTCCCGGATCGAGCCGGGCCCGATCCCGGGCCGGCCCCCACACCATTGACGTGTTGGTCTAGTCCTTTCTAGGGTCTGCGGTGTGCGGCCCGGTGGCGGTGACGACGGCCCTTGCCCGCCGCCGGGTCTCCTCGATCCGGCCGGTCGGGGGTTCTGGCAGGGTGATCACATGACGACCGCGAGCGCCGACGAGTTCGAGGCCCACCGCTCCCGGCTGTTCGGGCTGGCCTACCGGATGCTGGGCTCGGCCCACGAGGCCGAGGACGCGGTCCAGGACGCCTACCTGCGGTTCAGCGGGGCCGACCGCGCGGACATCACGTATCCGGCGGCCTGGCTGGCGAAGACCGTCACCAACCTCTGTCTGAGCCGGCTGACCTCGGCCCGGGCGCGGCGCGAGAGCTACGTCGGGACGTGGCTGCCGGAGCCGGTCCTCACCTCGGACGGCGCGCTCGGCCCCCTGGAGTCGGCGGAGCAGCGCGACGCGGTGTCGCTCGCGATGCTGGTGCTGCTGGAGCGGCTCACGCCCACGGAACGGGCGGTGTACGTGCTGCGGGCGGCGTTCGCGTACGGGTACCGGGAGATCGCCGAGGTGCTCGACCTGAGCGAGGCCAACTGCCGCCAGCTGTACCGGCGGGCCGAACAGCGGCTGACGGCGGCGGAGCGGCGCTTCGAGGCGGCTCCCGCGCGGCAGGAGGAGCTGGTGGCCTCGTTCGTCACGGCCGCGCGGGACGGGGACCTCGCCACGCTGGAGCAGGTGCTCGCGGCCGACGTCACCTGGTGGAGCGACGGCGGAGGCCGGGTCACCGCGGCCCTGCGGCCGATCGAGGGACGCGAGAAGGTCCTGCGCTTCCTGGCCGGCGCGTTCCGGGGTTTCGCGGCCGGTCTCACCTTCACGGCCACCGAACTCAACGGCGCGCCGGGCCTGCTCGTCCGGGACGGCGACGCCCTGGTGGCCACGCTCGGGTTCGACTACCGCGACGGGGAGGTCAGGGGCGTGCGGGCGGTACTGAATCCTGACAAGCTGGACTTCGTCGAGCGTCAGCTCGGGCGGGCGTAGCAAGGACTGTCACATCTGGCGGGGGCTGTTCGGTCTCAGTCGGCGGAGGGCGTTCCGGCCGGGGGCGTCCGGTGTCCGAAGGAGCTGAACAGCATGACCACGATCCTGGTGACCGGCGGCAGTGGGACCCTCGGGCGGCTCGTCACCGAGCGGCTGCGGGCGGACGGGCACGAGGTGCGGGTGCTGAGCCGGCACACCGAACCGTACGCCGTCGACCTGCGGGAGGGCGGTGCCGGGCTGGACGCGGCCGTCGCGGGCGTGGACACGATCGTGCACTGCGCGAGCACGCCGCGCGGGGGTGACGAGCAGGCGGCCGCGAACCTGATCGCCGCGGCCCGCGAGGCCGGGGTGAGGCACCTCGTCTACATCTCGATCGTCGGGGTGGACCGGGTGCCGTTCGGCTACTACAGGGCGAAGCTCGCCGTGGAGCGGCTGGTGCAGGAGTCGGGGCTGGGCTGGACCGTGCTGCGGGCGACCCAGTTCCACGACCTGCTGGTCCAGGTGTTCGGGACGCTGGCCAAGGTGCCGGTGATGGTCCTGCCGGCCGGGGTGAGCGACCAGCCGGTGGAGGTGGCGGAGGTCGCGGACCGGCTCGCGGCGCTGGCGGCGGGCGCGCCGGCGGGGCGGGTGGACGACATGGCCGGGCCCGAGGTGCGCACGTTCGAGTCGCTGGCCCGAGCGTTCCTGAAGGCGCGCGGCAGGAGACGGGCGGTGGTGAACGTCCCGCTGTGGGGCGCCGCCTACCGGGGCTTTCGCGCCGGCGGTCACCTGGCGCCGGAACGTGCCGTGGGGAAAGGGACGTTCGAGGAGTACCTGACGAAGCACATCAGGCACTGACCCGCCCCACACTCTTGCGGGCCGCTCGCCGGCGCGTGCCCCGAACCCTGCGGGCCGCCGACCTGTGCGGGCCGAGAGGTTCCGGTCCCTCGCTCGCACATCCCGAGAGGTTCCGGTCCCCTCGCCGGCGTGCGCCGGCCCCCGCCGGCCGGCGCGGGCCGACAGACTCCGACCGTTCACCGCCGCGCCCCACACCGACGCCCCCCAACAGGCTTCAGCCCCTTCACCGAAGCACCCGGAACGGCTCCAGTCCCCTCGCTAGCGCGTCCCGAACAGTTGCTCCTGGGCGGACTCGCGGGCCGTCAGGAGCGCGCCGCGCAGGACCGCACCGCCGCCGAGGGCGCTGGGGCGGACCTCCGTGGGGAGGGGCGCCATACGGCGGAGCCGCTGGGCCACCCGGCTCGCGAGCACCTCGCCGCCGGCCTGTCCGACCTCGCCGCCGAGGACCACGCAGCCGGGGTCCAGGACGGCGACCACGGAGGCGACACCAAGGGCGAGTCGGTCGGCGAGAGCGTCGAGGAAGCGGTCGGCGGCACCGCCGGGAGCAGACGGCACCGCCTCCCGCACCAGCGCCGCCGCCACCGGCTCGGCGGAGTGCGCGCCGACCGCCGTCAGGCCGTGCTCCACCGCCAGTGCGGCGATCGCGGCCGAGCCGGCCAGGGAGTGGAAGCCGCCCTCGCAGTCCGTCGCCGAGGGCAGGCTGTTGGTGCCGGGGACCGGCAGGAAGCCGATCTCGCCGGTGCCGCCGGAGGCTCCGCGGCGCAGGACGCCGTCCAGGACCACGGCCGCGCCGATGCCGTGGCCCAGCCACAGCAGGACGAAGGTGTCGCGGTCCCGGGCGGCGCCCTCGCGCTGTTCGGCAAGTGCGGCGAGGTTGGTCTCGTTCTCGACGTGCGCGTGGGCGTGCGGGAACCGTTCCTGGAGGGCGGCCACCAGGCGGCGGTGCCACTCGGGCAGGCCGCCGGAGTCGCGGAGTTCACCGCCCGCCGGGTCGATCAGGCCGGGCGCGCCGATGCCGAGGGTGTGCAGCCGGTCGGCCCCGGCCTCCTTCGCCGTCCGCTCGACCAGCGTGACCGCCTGCTCCACGGCCGTCCCGGTGCCGGTGTCCCCGCCGATCGGCACGAACGCCTCGGCGAGCACCCGGCCGACGAGGTCGGAGACGAGCACTCCGACCCCCTCGGTGCGCACGTCCAGCGCGGCCAGGTGGGCGCGGTCGGCGACGATGCCGTAGAGCCTGGCGTTGGGCCCGCGGCGCTGCTCGCCCGCCTCGCCGACGACCTCGATCAGGCCAGAAAGGGTGAGGCGTTCGACGAGGTCGGCGACCGTGGGCCGGGACAGGCCGGTGAGCTGCTTCAACTGCCCTGCCGTCAACGGGCCTTCGTGTTGCAACAGCCGCAGGGCGAGCCGGTCGTTGATGGCCCGGGCGGTGCTCGGGGATGCGGGCATGGCGGGAATCCTCCCACGGTGGTCGAGGGCTCCTGGCGGCGGTCGAAGCGCCCTCTATTTATCAGGCAGGGTTCCTGATAGTTTACGACGGCATCGCGACGGCGCGGCGCTGGAGCCGGGAGGGACGGGGAGAATGGTCGGAGTGGGCGAAGTGATCCACGCACCGACGGAGGTACGGCGCGCCCGGTACGCCGTGGCGGCCGTGTTCACCGTGCACGGCGCGGTCACCGGCTCGTTCGCCACCCGCGTGCCGTGGATCCAGGACCACGCCGGCGTGTCCACCGGCCAGCTCGGGTTCGCGCTCGCCTTCACGGCGTTCGGGGCCGCCTGCGCGATGCCGCTGGCCGGCTCGGTCACCCACCGTTTCGGCAGCCGCGCGGCCCTGCGCGGGCTGCTCGCCCTGTGGACGCTGTCGCTTACGCTGCCCGCCCTCGCCCCGAACCTGTTCACCCTGTGCCTGGCGATGTTCGCCTACGGCGCCGCCGCGGGCATGGCCGACGTCGCGATGAACGCGCTCGGCGTGGAGGTGGAGCGGCTGCTGGGCAGGTCGATCATGTCGGGGCTGCACGGCATGTGGAGCGCGGGCGCCCTGATCGGCTCGGCCGG
Coding sequences within it:
- a CDS encoding hemolysin family protein; translation: MTIPLLLLAAAFLLILANGFFVAAEFGLVTVERPEAEKAAAEGDRRARTVVESLRELSFQLSGTQLGITITSLVVGMLAEPALAELLHRPFTAIGIPEGAVSGVAVVVGMLLASAVQMVVGELVPKNWAVSKPLQVARFVAGPQHAFSRLFRPVISALNTVANRLVRALGVEPTEELASARTPGELVSLARHSAQAGALEQDTADLFVRTLSLAELTAQHVMTPRVKVSALQSSATAEDVVNLTRATGLSRFPVYREKIDEIVGMVHLKDALAVPVQDRLRTPVVRIARPALLVPETLPVQPLLARLRSEQPIAVVVDEYGGTAGVITLEDIVEEIVGEVRDEHDGQDTPELAAAPPEEGRPAWDVDGSCRVDTLQRVGLEVPEGPYETVAGLVADLLGRIPAVGDRAELPGWRLSVRRVGHYRAERVRLVRTGVVVEVAR
- a CDS encoding PH domain-containing protein; translation: MSDLPTLPVTFRPGRTRAVLLTAGVVILLVISAVAMLLEQLGPGERLSFVLTGALIFWVLAQLARVRVVADDSGVTVVNIASRRRLEWAEILQVNLRPGDPWVFLNLSDGTSLPALGIQPGINKQQAIADARTLRALVETRSLRDPEASTGQDQG
- a CDS encoding RNA polymerase sigma-70 factor; this translates as MTTASADEFEAHRSRLFGLAYRMLGSAHEAEDAVQDAYLRFSGADRADITYPAAWLAKTVTNLCLSRLTSARARRESYVGTWLPEPVLTSDGALGPLESAEQRDAVSLAMLVLLERLTPTERAVYVLRAAFAYGYREIAEVLDLSEANCRQLYRRAEQRLTAAERRFEAAPARQEELVASFVTAARDGDLATLEQVLAADVTWWSDGGGRVTAALRPIEGREKVLRFLAGAFRGFAAGLTFTATELNGAPGLLVRDGDALVATLGFDYRDGEVRGVRAVLNPDKLDFVERQLGRA
- the hisG gene encoding ATP phosphoribosyltransferase, which gives rise to MLRIAVPNKGSLSGPAAEMLHEAGYQQRRESKELRIVDPENEVEFFYLRPRDIAIYVSSGKLDIGVTGRDLLIDSGANAEVILPLGFARSTFRFATKPGTANSVEDLNGKTVATSYEGIVAKHLAEQGIDASVVHLDGAVETAIELGVAEVIADVVETGTSLRNAGLEVFGDPIMKSEAVVIRRTGADTEEAAEPKVQQFLRRLQGVLVARTYVMMDYDCRVEQLEKAVALTPGLESPTVSPLHNEGWVAVRAMVPAKEAQRIMDDLYDIGARAILTTAIHACRL
- a CDS encoding bifunctional 3,4-dihydroxy-2-butanone-4-phosphate synthase/GTP cyclohydrolase II, whose amino-acid sequence is MSTAPILYSTEGIEDFSLDPVEQAIADIAAGRPIVVVDDEDRENEGDLVVAAEKATPEIVAFMMSECRGLICAPMEGDELERLKLPQMVEDNTESMKTAFTVSVDASAAHGVTTGISAADRATTLQLLASGEAQADDFVRPGHVFPLRAKPGGVLTRNGHTEAAVDLARLAGLRPAGAIVEIAGEDGRMLRLPELIPFARKHGLTIISIEDLIAYRRSAEPTVRREAETRLPTVHGTFTAYGYRSTVDGVEHVALVHGEIGDGEDVLVRVHSECLTGDIFASQRCDCGPQLDASLERIQSEGRGVVVYLRGHEGRGIGLLSKLRAYELQEQGHDTLDANLELGLPADARDYGAGAQILEDLGVHSVRLMTNNPEKTDALVRHGIEVTRREPMPVQAGEHNIRYLRTKRDRMGHDLPWLDAAPVSPCGNQ
- a CDS encoding ROK family transcriptional regulator, with protein sequence MPASPSTARAINDRLALRLLQHEGPLTAGQLKQLTGLSRPTVADLVERLTLSGLIEVVGEAGEQRRGPNARLYGIVADRAHLAALDVRTEGVGVLVSDLVGRVLAEAFVPIGGDTGTGTAVEQAVTLVERTAKEAGADRLHTLGIGAPGLIDPAGGELRDSGGLPEWHRRLVAALQERFPHAHAHVENETNLAALAEQREGAARDRDTFVLLWLGHGIGAAVVLDGVLRRGASGGTGEIGFLPVPGTNSLPSATDCEGGFHSLAGSAAIAALAVEHGLTAVGAHSAEPVAAALVREAVPSAPGGAADRFLDALADRLALGVASVVAVLDPGCVVLGGEVGQAGGEVLASRVAQRLRRMAPLPTEVRPSALGGGAVLRGALLTARESAQEQLFGTR
- the pnuC gene encoding nicotinamide riboside transporter PnuC, producing the protein MNSLNSEAFVMFDQHILWSDMIGNILGLITLALGWRRSLWTWPVQFLSGLVLFGAFYGHLTGSAGKQVVVMVVALYGWWQWNRSKGRSQDGQITPRFATWPERAAMVGAAAVGTVAVALLFKANPSLSWDPWPDAYIFVGTIVAMYAQARGMVEFWIAWLLVDVVGVPLNFANGYAFSGFVYVIYGALVLWGMRDWWLRSRKASQPALEGAPA
- a CDS encoding SDR family oxidoreductase, yielding MTTILVTGGSGTLGRLVTERLRADGHEVRVLSRHTEPYAVDLREGGAGLDAAVAGVDTIVHCASTPRGGDEQAAANLIAAAREAGVRHLVYISIVGVDRVPFGYYRAKLAVERLVQESGLGWTVLRATQFHDLLVQVFGTLAKVPVMVLPAGVSDQPVEVAEVADRLAALAAGAPAGRVDDMAGPEVRTFESLARAFLKARGRRRAVVNVPLWGAAYRGFRAGGHLAPERAVGKGTFEEYLTKHIRH
- a CDS encoding riboflavin synthase; the encoded protein is MFTGIVEELGEVTAVENLGDASRFRLRGPVVTDGAKHGDSIAVNGVCLTVVEHEGDEFTADVMAETLNRSSLGALGVGSRVNLERPTAVGSRLGGHIVQGHVDGTGAVLERRPSENWEIIKISLPADLARYVVEKGSITVDGISLTVVDAGPDHFTVSLIPTTLALTTLGLKQPGDPVNLEVDIVAKYVERLLTTTQGAAQ
- a CDS encoding phosphoribosyl-ATP diphosphatase, with amino-acid sequence MSKKTFEELFAELQQKAANGDPTTSRTAELVGKGVHAIGKKVVEEAAEVWMAAEYEGKEAAAEEISQLLYHVQVMMVARGISLDDVYAHL
- the ribH gene encoding 6,7-dimethyl-8-ribityllumazine synthase, whose protein sequence is MSGKGAPELSVRNVGDLRVAVIAAQWHEKVMDGLVDGALRALHDLGIDEPTLLRVPGSWELPVVAKVLAGRGYDAIVALGVVIRGGTPHFEYVCQGVAQGLTQVSVETGVPVGMGVLTCDTEEQALDRAGIEGSREDKGHEAVTAAVATAATLRSVSEPWR
- a CDS encoding hemolysin family protein, with amino-acid sequence MSVLQLLFAALLVLTNGFFVGAEFALVSVRRSQIEPLGTARARQVLYGLERLPQMMAAAQFGITVCSLTLGAVAEPTVAGLLEPLFEWIHLPHGVIHPLGYVIALAAVVFFHLVIGEMVPKNLAMAAPEKAALWLSPGLVAFARVCRPITVALGACAQGILRLFHVEPKDEVEAVVTSEQLNRLLEDSGQAGLLAPEEQERLEDALELGSRPVTDVLLKRESLVTVSPSVTPGEIVELTARTGYSRFPVAAENGAFMGYLHVKDVLDLEDSERAVPQQVWRPMTTLRSELPLDDALTVMRRAATHLAQVADASGKVLGLVALEDVLELLVGEVTDPAHREVPEVRLTEPRVSDEPEQALAS